One genomic segment of Desmodus rotundus isolate HL8 chromosome 5, HLdesRot8A.1, whole genome shotgun sequence includes these proteins:
- the GPR75 gene encoding probable G-protein coupled receptor 75, giving the protein MNSTDHLQDAPNTTLLPAPHLGGGNHTAPQADTPGLTHTATLVTCTFLLAVIFCLGSYGNFIVFLSFFDPAFRKFRTNFDFMILNLSFCDLFICGVTAPMFTFVLFFSSVSSIPDAFCFTFHLTSSGFILMSLKTVAVIALHRLHMVLGKQPNRLASFPCTLLLTALLWTTSFTLATLATLKTSKSHLCLPMSSLIAGEGKAVLSLYVVDFTFCVAVVSVSYIMIAQTLWKNAQVRKCPPVITVDASRPQPFVGAPVKGGGDPIHCTVPALYRNQNYNKLQHIQTHGYTKSPNLLPTPAASRLQLVSAVNLSAAKDSKAVVTCVIIVLSALVCCLPLGISLVRVVLSRSGSFVLYQFELFGFTLIFFKSGLNPFIYSRNSAGLRRKVLWCLQYIGLGFFCCKQKTRLRAMGKGNLEVNRNKSSHHETNSAYMLSPKPQKKFVDQACGPSQSRESVVSPKLSAGHQHYGQSSSTPVNTRVEPYYSIYNSSPSQEENVPCHLQPVNSFGFASSYIAMHYHTTNDLMQEYDSTSAKQIPVPSV; this is encoded by the coding sequence ATGAACTCAACGGACCACCTCCAGGATGCTCCCAACACCACCTTGCTCCCTGCACCTCACCTCGGTGGGGGGAACCACACGGCTCCCCAGGCGGACACCCCGGGTCTCACCCACACAGCCACTTTGGTGACCTGTACTTTCCTACTCGCAGTCATCTTCTGCTTGGGCTCTTATGGCAACTTCATTGTCTTCTTGTCCTTCTTTGATCCAGCCTTCAGGAAATTCAGAACCAACTTTGATTTCATGATCCTGAACCTGTCCTTCTGCGACCTCTTCATTTGTGGAGTGACGGCCCCAATGTTCACCTTCGTGTTATTCTTCAGCTCAGTCAGTAGCATCCCAGATGCTTTCTGCTTCACCTTCCACCTCACCAGTTCTGGCTTCATCCTTATGTCCCTCAAGACGGTGGCGGTGATCGCCCTGCACCGGCTCCACATGGTGCTGGGGAAGCAGCCGAACCGCTTGGCCTCCTTTCCCTGCACCTTGCTCCTCACGGCGCTTCTCTGGACCACCAGTTTCACCCTCGCCACCTTGGCCACGCTGAAAACCAGCAAGTCCCACCTCTGCCTTCCCATGTCCAGTCTGATTGCTGGAGAAGGGAAAGCCGTTCTGTCTCTCTATGTGGTCGACTTCACCTTTTGTGTTGCCGTGGTGTCTGTCTCTTACATCATGATTGCTCAGACCCTGTGGAAAAATGCCCAAGTCAGAAAGTGCCCCCCCGTAATCACAGTTGATGCTTCCAGGCCACAGCCTTTCGTGGGGGCACCTGTGAAGGGAGGTGGAGATCCCATCCACTGCACCGTCCCTGCTCTCTATAGGAACCAGAACTACAACAAACTGCAGCACATTCAGACCCACGGATACACCAAGAGCCCTAACCTGCTGCCAACCCCTGCAGCCAGCCGGCTCCAGCTGGTCTCAGCTGTCAATCTCTCCGCGGCTAAGGATTCCAAAGCGGTGGTCACCTGCGTGATCATCGTGCTGTCTGCCCTGGTGTGCTGTCTTCCCCTGGGGATTTCCTTGGTGCGGGTGGTTCTGTCCAGAAGTGGGAGCTTTGTCCTTTACCAGTTTGAGCTGTTTGGGTTCACCCTGATATTTTTCAAGTCAGGATTAAACCCTTTTATATATTCTCGGAACAGTGCAGGGCTGAGGAGGAAAGTGCTCTGGTGCCTCCAGTACATAGGCCTGGGTTTTTTCTGCTGCAAACAGAAGACTCGTCTTCGAGCCATGGGCAAAGGGAACCTCGAAGTCAACCGAAACAAATCCTCCCATCATGAAACAAACTCTGCCTACATGTTGTCTCCAAAGCCCCAGAAGAAATTTGTGGACCAGGCTTGTGGCCCAAGTCAGTCGAGGGAAAGTGTGGTCAGTCCCAAGCTCTCGGCCGGACACCAACACTACGGTCAGAGCAGCTCAACGCCGGTCAACACGCGGGTTGAACCGTACTACAGTATCTATAACAGCAGCCCGTCCCAGGAAGAGAATGTCCCGTGTCACTTACAGCCAGTGAACTCTTTCGGATTTGCCAGCTCATACATCGCCATGCACTATCACACCACTAATGATTTAATGCAAGAGTACGACAGCACTTCAGCCAAGCAGATTCCGGTCCCCTCTGTTTAG